A portion of the Anaerolineae bacterium genome contains these proteins:
- a CDS encoding MinD/ParA family protein has translation MDQAGVLREMKRKGSSPIIEQKRYNRNTRVISITSGKGGVGKTNITVNLAYIFSKMGKRILLLDADTGLANIDVILGITPKYNLYHVLNGEKTLSEAVIEGPGGIKILPASSGIPGMAELSKGQKFTLLEEMDGLAEDFDFMLIDTAAGIADNVMYFNMAAREIIVVVSPEPTSLTDAYALIKILYQTYKAKCFKLIVNMVRDSNEATEVYTRLSNAANHFLDLPIEYLGYIPYDQNVSKAVRRQRLLTEIFSDSKASKSMYKIIEKLCLKPPEDYENGTIKFFGRS, from the coding sequence GTGGATCAGGCTGGAGTGTTGAGAGAAATGAAGAGAAAGGGGAGTTCCCCGATAATTGAACAAAAAAGATATAATCGCAATACTCGCGTTATCTCTATTACCAGCGGCAAAGGGGGCGTTGGGAAAACAAATATAACCGTGAACCTTGCATATATTTTTTCGAAGATGGGGAAAAGAATCTTGCTGCTCGATGCTGATACAGGGTTGGCCAACATAGATGTGATCCTTGGAATTACCCCGAAATATAATTTATACCACGTCCTTAACGGCGAAAAAACCCTGTCTGAGGCTGTTATCGAAGGCCCCGGAGGCATCAAGATTCTGCCGGCGTCTTCAGGAATTCCCGGGATGGCTGAGCTGTCAAAAGGGCAAAAGTTCACCCTTCTGGAGGAGATGGATGGACTGGCTGAAGACTTCGATTTTATGCTTATTGATACAGCTGCCGGAATTGCCGACAATGTCATGTATTTTAATATGGCAGCCAGGGAAATTATTGTAGTTGTTTCACCTGAACCCACTTCATTGACGGATGCTTACGCCTTAATCAAAATACTTTATCAAACCTATAAAGCAAAGTGCTTTAAGCTGATTGTCAACATGGTTAGGGATTCAAATGAAGCCACAGAGGTTTATACGAGGTTGAGCAATGCAGCGAATCATTTCCTTGATCTTCCAATCGAGTATCTGGGATATATACCTTATGATCAAAATGTTTCAAAAGCGGTGAGGAGACAAAGACTGCTGACAGAGATTTTTTCTGATTCAAAGGCGAGTAAAAGCATGTATAAAATTATCGAGAAGTTGTGCTTGAAACCGCCGGAAGATTATGAAAACGGGACTATTAAATTTTTTGGAAGGTCATAA
- the flhF gene encoding flagellar biosynthesis protein FlhF, producing MQIKRYDALSINEAMKKIKADMGQDAIVLSSRRLKGRLEVIAARDNNSEVSKESEAEKCEKEGPDTFSIIRSDVNELKSFIMDFKKQGGVYAELTEIKETMGLLFDVLGIQNNGRVSSSLSKVYYYLISTGVSKQCACALIEELNNDGSTEAPENHHYTLAAVENIMKRSIASSYKNTRNTGKKRISAFVGPAGDGKTTTLAKLAARSLFKEKLSVGIITTDTYRIGAVEQLKKYADIMGVPMEVASEKNGLERVLNKFADKDTILIDTPGKSRGDESYLLKLKEYLTMGLPLETNLVLSMTSSQESMMDAAARFDIIDYNNIIFTKLDDSKKFGSIYNVIDHVGKPVFYTANGQNVPHDLNKMDPAKLARLIVGHGSGR from the coding sequence ATGCAGATTAAAAGATACGATGCGCTGAGTATAAATGAGGCTATGAAGAAGATAAAGGCGGATATGGGCCAGGACGCCATAGTGCTTTCCAGCAGAAGATTGAAGGGCAGACTCGAGGTGATTGCCGCCAGGGATAATAATTCTGAAGTTTCGAAAGAAAGTGAAGCTGAAAAATGCGAAAAAGAGGGACCGGATACGTTCTCAATAATCAGATCGGATGTTAATGAGTTAAAGTCCTTTATTATGGATTTCAAAAAACAGGGGGGCGTTTATGCCGAGTTGACTGAGATAAAGGAGACAATGGGTCTTCTGTTCGATGTTCTTGGCATTCAAAACAATGGAAGAGTTTCGTCTTCTCTGTCAAAAGTTTATTATTACCTGATTTCGACAGGCGTATCAAAACAATGCGCCTGCGCATTAATAGAAGAGTTAAATAACGATGGCTCGACGGAAGCTCCGGAAAACCATCATTATACTCTGGCTGCTGTTGAGAATATTATGAAACGATCTATTGCTTCTTCTTATAAGAATACGAGGAATACGGGGAAAAAGAGGATTTCCGCCTTTGTCGGTCCTGCGGGTGATGGAAAAACAACAACCCTGGCAAAGCTGGCGGCACGCTCTTTATTTAAAGAAAAACTAAGCGTGGGCATCATAACCACGGATACATATCGGATAGGCGCGGTGGAACAACTGAAAAAATATGCGGATATCATGGGTGTCCCCATGGAGGTTGCTTCTGAAAAGAATGGCTTAGAGAGAGTTTTGAATAAGTTTGCCGACAAAGATACCATACTTATAGATACACCGGGGAAGAGTCGTGGTGATGAAAGTTATTTATTGAAATTAAAGGAATATCTGACGATGGGTCTCCCTCTGGAAACGAATCTTGTTTTAAGCATGACATCAAGCCAGGAGAGCATGATGGATGCCGCGGCACGATTTGATATTATAGATTATAACAACATTATATTTACAAAACTGGATGATTCAAAAAAATTTGGTTCAATCTACAATGTTATTGATCATGTCGGCAAACCGGTGTTCTACACCGCAAATGGCCAGAACGTTCCCCATGATTTAAATAAAATGGATCCTGCAAAGCTTGCAAGGCTGATAGTGGGTCATGGATCAGGGAGGTAG